In Stigmatopora nigra isolate UIUO_SnigA chromosome 18, RoL_Snig_1.1, whole genome shotgun sequence, one genomic interval encodes:
- the gfra1b gene encoding GDNF family receptor alpha-1b, with amino-acid sequence MILATFTLLLSLPDLATTSKGVLDCVKANEQCLKEAGCSTKYRTMRQCVAGRHSGSGGALTAPEAQGECRSAMDAIKHNPLSGCRCRRGMKKEKNCLRIFWSIYQSLQGNDLLEYSPYEPVNSHLSDVFRLAPIIAAEPASSKENNCLNAAKACNLNDTCKKYRSAYINPCTGRVSASEVCNKRKCHKALRHFFDKVPTKYSYGMLFCSCPAGDEMACAERRRQTIVPACSYEDRDKSNCLSLQKACKTNYICRSRLADFISSCQPEARSVSGCLRENYADCLLAYSGLIGTVITPNYERSLGISPSPWCDCSSSGNDKPECDKFLSFFTDNICLRNAIQAFGNGTDVGAWQPPIEPTLAPAKNEDKPDLNADPSYHICETLQAQKLMSNRTEDSILCTTGGSNAIARSSSRESPRANVPRLLLSLSLAPIFQMVRVTLL; translated from the exons ATGATTTTAGCGACTTTTACCCTCCTTTTGTCCCTTCCAG ACTTGGCGACCACCTCCAAGGGGGTCTTGGACTGCGTGAAGGCCAATGAGCAGTGTTTGAAGGAGGCTGGATGCAGCACCAAGTACCGGACCATGAGGCAGTGTGTGGCGGGTAGGCACAGTGGAAGTGGGGGTGCCCTGACGGCCCCGGAGGCGCAGGGCGAGTGCCGCAGCGCCATGGACGCCATCAAGCACAACCCGCTCAGCGGCTGCCGGTGCAGGAGAGGcatgaagaaggagaagaactGCCTGCGCATCTTCTGGAGCATTTATCAGAGTTTGCAAG GTAACGACCTACTGGAATATTCTCCATACGAACCAGTTAACAGCCACCTTTCAGATGTCTTTCGTTTGGCTCCAATCATTGCAG CCGAGCCGGCGTCGTCCAAGGAGAACAACTGCCTGAACGCGGCGAAGGCATGCAACCTCAACGACACCTGCAAGAAATACCGCTCGGCCTACATCAACCCGTGCACCGGCAGGGTGTCTGCATCCGAGGTCTGCAACAAACGCAAGTGCCACAAGGCTCTCAGGCACTTCTTTGACAAG GTTCCCACCAAATACAGCTATGGGATGTTGTTCTGCTCGTGTCCGGCTGGAGACGAGATGGCGTGCGCTGAACGCCGTCGCCAGACCATTGTGCCTGCTTGCTCCTACGAGGACAGGGACAAGAGCAACTGCTTGTCATTGCAAAAGGCCTGCAAGACCAATTACATCTGCAG GTCTCGCCTAGCGGATTTCATCAGCAGCTGTCAACCGGAAGCTCGTTCAGTTTCTGGCTGTCTGCGGGAGAATTACGCCGACTGCCTACTGGCGTACTCGGGCCTCATTG GTACGGTAATCACGCCCAACTACGAGCGCTCCCTCGGAATCAGCCCGTCACCATGGTGCGACTGCAGCAGTAGCGGCAACGACAAACCCGAGTGCGACAAGTTCCTCAGCTTCTTCACCGACAACATATGCTTAA GGAACGCCATCCAGGCTTTCGGCAATGGCACCGACGTGGGCGCGTGGCAACCCCCGATCGAGCCTACGTTGGCACCGGCCAAAAACGAAGACAAACCGGACCTTAATGCCGACCCATCCTATCACATCTGTGAGACATTACAG GCCCAAAAATTGATGTCCAACCGAACCGAGGATTCGATTCTATGCACG ACTGGTGGCTCCAACGCCATCGCCAGAAGCTCGTCACGGGAATCACCACGTGCAAACGTGCCGCGGCTTCTCCTCTCTCTGAGCTTGGCGCCAATATTCCAAATGGTCAGAGTCACCCTCTTGTAA